A window of Lodderomyces beijingensis strain CBS 14171 genome assembly, chromosome: 1 contains these coding sequences:
- a CDS encoding mitochondrial 54S ribosomal protein bL34m, which produces MLQHILKAQLSNVFRQPGHIPRLTQALPRQLSLTQPATPTISPLQSLLGLVQRRYKSRGNTYQPNTLKRKRTFGFLARLRTKGGQKVLARRRAKGRWFLTH; this is translated from the coding sequence ATGTTGCAACATATCCTCAAAGCACAGCTCAGCAACGTGTTTAGACAGCCCGGTCATATTCCGCGGCTTACACAAGCGCTCCCTCGGCAGCTCTCACTCACCCAGcctgcaacaccaactaTTTCACCGTTACAGTCGTTGCTCGGCCTTGTGCAAAGGAGATACAAATCCAGAGGAAACACGTACCAGCCAAATACGTTGAAGCGGAAAAGAACATTTGGCTTTTTGGCCAGACTCAGAACAAAAGGCGGTCAAAAGGTGCTTgccagaagaagagcaaaaggaaGATGGTTTTTGACTCACTAG